Proteins encoded within one genomic window of Candidatus Binatia bacterium:
- the glcF gene encoding glycolate oxidase iron-sulfur subunit has protein sequence MRLGPSWGNLEEELFFDCVHCGLCLPACPTYLELGTEMDSPRGRLYLLKSLAEGTLEATPEVLRHVDLCLVCRACETACPSGVRFARVMEGGRSYLFGSRTRSIGRRLLRRAITAIFPYPTRLAFLLAPLRWVRIPRWLRKVFPLFALLPPGPRAEGLPPELPAWGQERARVALFLGCVQRVLFAGTNAAAARVLSRAGCRVTIPGGQGCCGALALHAGDREGARRFARALIDAFGRSDELVAATAAGCGATMKEYGHLLEDDPAYAEKARRFAARVRDVTEILDLLSPEPPPLPRPLRVTYHDACHLAHAQNVREAPRRLVRTMGGAELVELEEADLCCGSAGSYNLTERSMARRLQARKVDRILETGADCVLAANPGCILQIRAGLALRGERVPVLHPVELLDLAYRGVSP, from the coding sequence ATGCGGCTCGGGCCTTCGTGGGGCAATCTCGAAGAGGAGCTTTTTTTCGACTGCGTGCACTGCGGGCTCTGCCTTCCGGCCTGCCCCACGTACCTCGAGCTCGGGACCGAAATGGATTCACCCCGCGGACGCCTCTACCTTTTGAAAAGCCTCGCCGAGGGCACGCTCGAGGCCACCCCGGAAGTTCTGCGGCACGTGGACCTCTGTCTCGTCTGCCGCGCGTGCGAGACGGCGTGTCCTTCCGGGGTCCGGTTCGCTCGGGTGATGGAAGGGGGACGTTCGTATCTTTTCGGAAGCCGGACCCGGTCGATCGGGAGGCGGCTTTTGCGGCGTGCGATCACGGCGATCTTTCCGTACCCGACGCGGCTCGCCTTCTTGCTCGCCCCTTTACGTTGGGTTCGCATCCCTCGGTGGCTCCGGAAGGTCTTTCCGCTCTTCGCGCTGCTCCCCCCGGGTCCCCGGGCGGAAGGGCTTCCGCCGGAGCTTCCGGCCTGGGGGCAGGAGCGCGCGCGGGTCGCCCTGTTTCTCGGCTGCGTCCAGCGCGTGCTTTTCGCCGGTACGAACGCGGCAGCCGCACGTGTGCTTTCCCGCGCGGGGTGCCGTGTCACGATCCCGGGGGGGCAGGGCTGTTGCGGCGCGCTTGCACTCCACGCGGGCGACCGGGAAGGGGCGCGGAGGTTCGCGCGGGCCCTGATCGACGCTTTCGGCCGATCGGACGAGCTCGTCGCGGCCACGGCGGCCGGTTGCGGGGCGACCATGAAAGAGTACGGGCATCTCCTCGAGGACGACCCCGCTTACGCGGAAAAAGCGCGCCGGTTCGCCGCGAGGGTCCGGGACGTGACGGAGATCCTCGACCTCCTCTCTCCCGAGCCGCCGCCGCTCCCGCGCCCCCTGCGTGTCACCTACCACGACGCCTGTCACCTGGCGCACGCGCAAAACGTGCGAGAGGCACCGAGAAGGCTCGTCCGGACCATGGGCGGCGCGGAGCTCGTGGAGCTCGAAGAGGCCGACCTCTGCTGCGGAAGTGCCGGTAGCTACAACCTGACGGAGCGCTCGATGGCTCGTCGCCTCCAGGCTCGCAAGGTCGATCGGATTCTCGAGACCGGTGCGGACTGCGTTCTCGCGGCCAATCCCGGCTGCATCCTCCAGATCCGGGCCGGGCTCGCGCTGCGGGGAGAGCGGGTGCCCGTGCTCCACCCCGTCGAGTTGCTGGACCTCGCTTACCGCGGAGTTTCGCCGTGA
- the glcE gene encoding glycolate oxidase, translating to MGRDESRPSGSELTRVLRERLGSEWLEDAGPEYAVGPARPETLAKPRSLEEVRELVAVCRSLGLALVPWGSGTHQHVGNAPSRLDVVLSTRDLSGIVDHDPADLTVTVRAGTTLAELASMLRPSGQWLPLDPPAPDRVTVGGMIAADLNGGLRFSHGRVRDWVLGLTFVDGVGRVVRGGGRVVKNVAGYDIPKLLVGSYGSLGPVVEATFQVRPLPACDRTFGVSAPSLEDAFRYATDIFDGPCSPLALDVLDAGAAAGLGLGKDPFVVVRLGGETREVEMQRDGMASFLRGLAPLEPAQCAALRDFTLRGPGSWGARFAVSPRELVHVALRAEEEASRFGLPLYLRVHFGTGVGFVRLSAESSKEVEAALGYLRWLRFLCRRFGGFCVYEQLPADCKALVDPWGPLDATLELMRGVKAALDPRRIFNPGRYCGGL from the coding sequence TTGGGGCGTGACGAAAGCAGACCCTCCGGCTCGGAACTGACGCGCGTTCTGCGCGAGCGCCTGGGTTCGGAGTGGCTCGAAGATGCGGGCCCGGAGTACGCGGTCGGTCCCGCGCGACCCGAAACGCTGGCCAAGCCCAGGTCGCTCGAGGAAGTACGGGAGCTCGTGGCCGTCTGCCGGAGTCTCGGCCTCGCTCTCGTACCCTGGGGTAGCGGGACGCACCAGCACGTGGGCAACGCACCGTCGCGGCTCGACGTGGTGCTTTCCACCCGCGACCTCTCGGGCATCGTCGACCACGATCCCGCGGACCTCACGGTGACGGTGCGGGCGGGGACGACGCTCGCGGAGCTCGCCTCGATGCTCCGGCCCTCGGGTCAGTGGCTTCCGCTCGACCCTCCGGCCCCCGACCGGGTCACGGTGGGCGGGATGATCGCGGCGGACCTCAACGGCGGCCTTCGTTTTTCGCACGGTCGGGTCCGGGACTGGGTCCTCGGGCTCACGTTCGTCGACGGGGTGGGCCGGGTCGTGCGGGGCGGCGGCCGCGTCGTGAAAAACGTCGCGGGTTACGACATCCCGAAGCTTCTGGTCGGTTCTTACGGGAGCCTCGGGCCCGTCGTCGAGGCGACCTTCCAGGTCCGGCCGCTACCGGCCTGCGACCGGACCTTCGGCGTTTCCGCACCGAGCCTCGAGGACGCCTTTCGCTACGCGACGGACATCTTCGACGGCCCCTGCTCGCCTCTGGCTCTCGACGTGCTCGACGCCGGAGCCGCGGCGGGTCTCGGGCTCGGCAAGGATCCCTTCGTCGTCGTCCGGCTGGGGGGCGAGACCCGGGAGGTGGAAATGCAACGGGACGGGATGGCGAGTTTTCTCCGGGGGCTCGCTCCGCTCGAGCCCGCGCAGTGCGCCGCGCTCCGCGATTTCACCCTCCGCGGCCCGGGGTCCTGGGGTGCACGGTTCGCCGTGTCACCTCGCGAGCTCGTCCACGTCGCCCTGCGTGCCGAGGAGGAGGCTTCTCGTTTCGGGCTGCCCCTCTACCTGCGCGTTCACTTCGGTACGGGCGTGGGGTTCGTCCGGTTGAGCGCCGAGTCGTCGAAAGAGGTGGAGGCGGCTCTCGGTTACCTCCGCTGGCTTCGTTTCCTCTGCCGCCGGTTCGGAGGCTTCTGCGTCTACGAGCAGCTTCCGGCCGACTGCAAGGCCCTCGTCGATCCGTGGGGTCCCCTGGACGCGACGCTCGAACTCATGCGCGGCGTCAAGGCCGCCCTCGATCCGCGGCGCATTTTCAACCCCGGCCGGTACTGCGGGGGACTCTGA
- the glcD gene encoding FAD-binding protein produces the protein MQPRSLIGSLRRIVGDRHVLVDPMELRVYECDGYTLEKSPPEIVVLPGSTEEVRAVVELLFREGIPFVPRGAGTGLSGGALPRGASVVLCTSRMTRILDVDPKGRRVVVEAGVVNSWVSRAAAPYGLFYAPDPSSQPACTIGGNIAENSGGPHTLKYGVTTNHVLGVELVLPSGEVVWLGGAAEETLGYDLLGLVVGSEGTFGIVTKAVLKLSKLPQETATLLAVFSSVDDATRAVSGIVASGIVPAALELMDRKIIDAVEAAYGFGFPTDAGAVLIVELDGRPEGVSAQLERTLAVCRTQGARELRVARDEKEREALWKSRKRAFGAVGRLAPNYCTQDGVVPRTRLSEILRFVEEVGRRHGIEIGNVFHAGDGNIHPILLYDERRPEEVEKVRAAGREILEACIAMGGSITGEHGIGVEKMEELRLLFSEDDLAVQRELRRVFDPLERSNPGKIFAMPGGCVETRRATRLGACKLGA, from the coding sequence ATGCAACCCCGTTCCCTGATCGGGTCCCTCCGCAGGATCGTCGGGGACCGCCACGTCCTGGTCGACCCCATGGAGCTGCGCGTCTACGAGTGCGACGGCTACACCCTGGAGAAATCCCCGCCCGAGATCGTCGTCCTTCCCGGCTCGACGGAAGAAGTGCGAGCCGTGGTCGAGCTTCTTTTCCGCGAGGGGATTCCGTTCGTTCCGCGGGGCGCGGGCACCGGGCTCAGCGGAGGCGCCCTCCCACGGGGGGCTTCGGTGGTTCTTTGCACGAGCCGGATGACTCGTATCCTGGACGTGGACCCGAAAGGCCGCCGGGTGGTCGTGGAAGCCGGGGTCGTCAACTCCTGGGTGAGCCGTGCCGCGGCCCCGTACGGCCTTTTCTACGCCCCCGACCCTTCGAGCCAACCCGCGTGCACGATCGGCGGCAACATTGCCGAGAACTCGGGTGGCCCGCACACGCTGAAGTACGGAGTCACGACGAACCACGTCCTGGGTGTCGAGCTGGTCCTGCCTTCGGGCGAGGTCGTCTGGCTCGGGGGAGCCGCCGAGGAAACCCTCGGGTACGACCTCCTGGGGCTCGTCGTGGGCTCGGAGGGTACCTTCGGCATCGTGACGAAGGCGGTCCTCAAGCTTTCGAAGCTGCCCCAGGAGACCGCGACTCTGCTCGCCGTGTTCTCGTCGGTGGACGACGCGACGCGGGCGGTCTCCGGAATCGTCGCCTCGGGAATCGTGCCCGCGGCGCTCGAGCTCATGGACCGAAAGATCATCGACGCCGTGGAAGCGGCCTACGGGTTCGGGTTTCCGACCGACGCGGGAGCCGTCCTCATCGTGGAGCTCGACGGCCGCCCCGAAGGCGTGTCGGCCCAGCTCGAAAGGACGCTCGCGGTGTGCCGGACCCAGGGCGCCCGCGAGCTCAGGGTCGCCCGCGACGAGAAGGAACGAGAGGCACTCTGGAAAAGCCGCAAGCGTGCCTTCGGTGCCGTGGGGCGTCTCGCCCCGAACTACTGCACGCAGGACGGCGTCGTGCCGCGCACGCGCCTTTCCGAAATCCTGCGCTTCGTCGAGGAAGTGGGCCGGCGGCACGGGATCGAGATCGGGAACGTCTTCCACGCGGGCGACGGGAACATCCACCCGATTCTTCTCTACGACGAGCGACGGCCCGAGGAGGTGGAGAAAGTGCGAGCCGCCGGGCGCGAAATCCTCGAGGCTTGCATTGCGATGGGCGGAAGTATTACGGGCGAGCACGGAATCGGAGTCGAGAAAATGGAAGAGTTGCGGCTCCTCTTTTCCGAGGACGACCTGGCCGTGCAGCGCGAGCTCAGGCGGGTTTTCGACCCCCTGGAACGGAGCAATCCGGGCAAGATCTTCGCGATGCCGGGAGGGTGCGTGGAGACTCGCAGAGCCACGAGACTCGGAGCGTGCAAGCTTGGGGCGTGA
- the agxT gene encoding serine--pyruvate aminotransferase, producing the protein MQVGELKPSDRLLLGPGPSNVHPRVLRALAAPLVGHLDPEFLRVMDETKAMLRAVFRTRNELTLPVSGTGSAGMETCFVNLVEDGDEVVVGVNGLFGERMCDVARRCGASVVRVEVPWGQVLDPEEVRKTLGRCRRPKLLAVVHAETSTGAWQPLEELGRLAREREALFLVDTVTSLGGVPVELDAWGIDVSYSGTQKCLSCPPGLSPVSFGPRAVEALRRRRKPVASWYLDLGLIEKYWGEERVYHHTAPVSMNYALREALRIVLEEGLEARFERHRKNHEALGAGLDALGLRWAAAEGHRLPVLNSVFVPDGVDEAGVRRRLLERYGIEIGAGLGPWKGKVWRIGLMGESSKPGNVLFFLSAFEEVLAASGHRTERGAAVAAAGKVYAR; encoded by the coding sequence ATGCAGGTAGGCGAACTCAAGCCGTCCGACAGGCTGCTTCTAGGCCCCGGGCCGAGCAACGTGCACCCGCGGGTTCTGCGCGCCCTCGCCGCACCGCTCGTGGGGCACCTCGACCCGGAATTCCTCCGCGTCATGGACGAAACGAAAGCCATGCTGCGCGCGGTCTTCCGGACGCGGAACGAGCTCACGCTGCCCGTTTCGGGGACGGGCAGTGCGGGGATGGAGACCTGCTTCGTCAACCTCGTCGAAGACGGAGACGAGGTGGTCGTGGGCGTGAACGGGCTTTTCGGCGAGCGGATGTGCGACGTCGCCCGGCGGTGCGGCGCCTCCGTGGTTCGGGTCGAAGTGCCGTGGGGACAGGTGTTGGACCCCGAGGAGGTGCGCAAGACACTCGGACGGTGTCGTCGGCCGAAGCTTCTGGCCGTGGTACACGCGGAAACCTCGACGGGAGCGTGGCAACCGCTCGAGGAGCTCGGGCGCCTCGCCCGAGAACGCGAGGCTCTCTTTCTGGTCGACACGGTTACCTCCCTCGGCGGTGTCCCCGTCGAGCTCGACGCCTGGGGCATCGACGTTTCCTACAGCGGGACCCAGAAGTGTCTCAGTTGCCCGCCGGGGCTTTCGCCTGTGAGCTTCGGCCCGAGGGCCGTAGAAGCTCTCCGGCGGAGACGAAAGCCCGTCGCGAGCTGGTACCTGGACCTCGGCCTCATCGAGAAGTACTGGGGTGAAGAGCGCGTCTACCACCACACGGCTCCGGTCTCGATGAACTACGCTCTTCGGGAAGCGCTACGAATCGTCCTGGAGGAAGGTCTCGAGGCGCGGTTCGAGCGTCACAGGAAAAACCACGAAGCGCTGGGGGCGGGCCTCGACGCCCTGGGGCTCCGCTGGGCCGCCGCCGAAGGCCACAGGCTTCCGGTGCTGAACTCGGTCTTCGTCCCCGACGGCGTCGACGAAGCGGGGGTGCGTCGCCGGCTCCTGGAGCGCTACGGGATCGAGATCGGAGCAGGGCTGGGGCCGTGGAAGGGGAAGGTGTGGCGGATCGGCCTCATGGGCGAGTCGAGCAAGCCCGGAAACGTCCTCTTTTTTCTCTCGGCGTTCGAGGAAGTTCTCGCGGCTTCCGGCCATCGGACGGAAAGAGGAGCGGCGGTGGCCGCCGCAGGGAAGGTCTACGCCCGATGA
- a CDS encoding membrane protein, with amino-acid sequence MPGFMKVYEPQVYALMRMVTGFLFLWHGSQKLFGFPGAPPGEAPAFVIYVGGSIEFFGGILVMIGLFAGWAAFFCSGMMAVAYWMVHGFRALLPIQNQGELAALYCFAFLYIAARGSGIWSVDAARGAS; translated from the coding sequence ATGCCCGGATTCATGAAGGTCTACGAGCCGCAGGTTTACGCTCTCATGCGGATGGTGACGGGCTTTCTTTTCCTCTGGCACGGGAGCCAGAAGCTTTTCGGGTTTCCCGGTGCTCCGCCGGGCGAGGCCCCGGCTTTCGTCATCTACGTGGGGGGGTCGATCGAGTTCTTCGGCGGGATTCTGGTCATGATCGGCCTTTTCGCCGGCTGGGCCGCGTTTTTCTGCAGCGGGATGATGGCCGTCGCCTACTGGATGGTGCACGGCTTCCGGGCGCTGCTCCCCATCCAGAACCAGGGCGAGCTGGCCGCGCTTTACTGTTTCGCCTTTCTCTACATTGCGGCCCGCGGGAGCGGGATCTGGAGCGTGGACGCGGCCCGCGGCGCGAGCTGA
- a CDS encoding AmmeMemoRadiSam system radical SAM enzyme has product MLGVATLKEILEARTAEAAPELHEKLPDKAVRCYACGHRCYIPEGRVGICKVRFNRGGTLYVPKGYVAALQCDPIEKKPFFHVRPGALALSFGMLGCDYHCAYCQNWLTSQALRDPAAVSPIHDIRPEEIVELALQEGAEAIVSTYNEPLITSEWAVDVFRVAKQHGLLTGYVSNGNGTPQVLEYIRPWTDLYKIDLKGFDDKHYRKLGGVLQNVLDTIRNVHKLGFWLEVVTLVVPGFNDSDEELRNIARFLAGVSPDIPWHVTAFHPDYKMTDRDRTSVETLLRAARIGEEEGLRYVYAGNIPGRVGRYEDTRCPSCGKAVIERTGYLVRKNHLKDGRCPDCGTSIPGVWRKPQARDFTYERAVPRPVWL; this is encoded by the coding sequence ATGCTTGGCGTGGCGACGCTCAAGGAAATCCTCGAAGCACGCACGGCGGAAGCAGCGCCGGAGCTCCACGAGAAGCTCCCGGACAAGGCGGTCCGTTGTTACGCCTGCGGGCACCGGTGTTACATCCCCGAGGGCAGGGTCGGCATCTGCAAGGTCCGCTTCAACCGCGGCGGGACGCTCTACGTCCCCAAGGGCTACGTGGCCGCGTTGCAGTGCGACCCGATCGAAAAGAAGCCCTTCTTCCACGTCCGACCCGGGGCGCTGGCCTTGAGCTTCGGCATGCTCGGTTGCGACTACCACTGCGCCTACTGCCAGAACTGGCTCACCTCGCAGGCACTCCGAGACCCGGCTGCGGTCTCGCCGATCCACGACATCCGTCCCGAGGAAATCGTGGAGCTCGCCTTGCAAGAGGGGGCAGAGGCCATCGTCAGTACCTACAACGAGCCGCTCATCACGAGCGAGTGGGCCGTCGACGTGTTCCGGGTCGCCAAGCAGCACGGGCTGCTCACGGGTTACGTCTCCAACGGGAACGGTACCCCCCAGGTGCTCGAGTACATCCGTCCCTGGACCGACCTCTACAAGATCGACCTCAAGGGTTTCGACGACAAGCACTACCGGAAGCTCGGAGGGGTCCTGCAAAACGTCCTCGACACGATCCGGAACGTTCACAAGCTGGGCTTCTGGCTCGAGGTGGTGACGCTCGTCGTCCCCGGATTCAACGACTCCGACGAGGAGCTCAGGAACATCGCGCGCTTTCTCGCGGGGGTCTCCCCGGACATTCCCTGGCACGTGACGGCTTTCCATCCCGACTACAAGATGACCGACCGGGACCGGACCAGCGTCGAGACCCTTCTCCGCGCGGCCCGGATCGGAGAAGAGGAAGGCCTGCGCTACGTGTACGCCGGCAATATCCCGGGACGGGTGGGCCGCTACGAGGACACGCGCTGCCCGAGCTGCGGTAAAGCGGTGATCGAGCGAACCGGGTATCTCGTTCGGAAAAACCACCTGAAAGACGGCCGGTGCCCGGATTGCGGCACCTCGATTCCCGGGGTTTGGCGCAAGCCGCAGGCACGGGACTTCACCTACGAGAGGGCCGTGCCGAGACCCGTCTGGCTCTGA